The Bos indicus x Bos taurus breed Angus x Brahman F1 hybrid chromosome 15, Bos_hybrid_MaternalHap_v2.0, whole genome shotgun sequence genome includes a window with the following:
- the FUT4 gene encoding alpha-(1,3)-fucosyltransferase 4, whose product MRARWGRRGARRGGPGLPGTHLALLAASLLSTAVAIYVCWKQLPPLPWASPSPPRPVNVLLWWEPFRGRHNPRRPPPDCQRRFNISGCVLHTDRAAYEEAQAVLFHHRDLVKGPPDWPPPWGVQMPPVEEREGLVMDDEGQEAEAETSAALGPRPPGQRWVWMNFESPSHSPGLQGLSGNIFNWTLSYRADSDIFVPYGYLYPRTHPSEQPPGLVPPLARKQGLVAWVVSNWDERQARVRYYRQLSQYVTVDVFGKGGPGQPLPDAELVHTVARYKFYLAFENSQHLDYITEKLWRNAFLAGAVPVVLGPNRTNYERFVPSNAFIHVDDFPSASSLAAHLQFLDRNPTVYRGYFRWRRSHAVHVTSFWDEPWCLACQAVQKAGNQRKSVPNLAGWFQQ is encoded by the coding sequence ATGCGCGCGCGCTGGGGCCGGCGGGGCGCCCGGCGCGGAGGTCCGGGGCTGCCCGGCACCCACTTGGCGCTGCTGGCCGCCAGCCTGCTGTCCACCGCCGTGGCCATCTACGTTTGCTGGAAGCAGCTGCCGCCTCTGCCCTGGGCGTCCCCCAGCCCGCCGCGGCCGGTGAACGTGCTGCTGTGGTGGGAGCCCTTCAGGGGCCGACACAACCCCCGCAGGCCGCCCCCCGACTGCCAGCGGCGCTTCAACATCAGCGGCTGCGTCCTGCACACGGATCGCGCGGCCTACGAGGAGGCCCAGGCGGTGCTCTTCCACCACCGAGACCTGGTGAAGGGACCCCCGGACTGGCCCCCGCCCTGGGGCGTCCAGATGCCCCCGGTGGAGGAGCGGGAAGGGCTGGTGATGGACGACGAGGGGCAAGAGGCTGAGGCCGAAACCTCGGCCGCCCTGGGCCCCCGGCCCCCGGGCCAGCGCTGGGTGTGGATGAACTTCGAGTCGCCCTCCCACTCCCCAGGGTTGCAGGGCCTGTCAGGTAACATCTTCAACTGGACGCTCTCCTACAGGGCCGACTCGGACATCTTCGTGCCTTACGGCTACCTCTACCCCAGGACCCATCCCAGCGAGCAGCCGCCGGGGCTGGTCCCACCGCTGGCCCGGAAGCAGGGGCTGGTGGCCTGGGTGGTGAGCAACTGGGATGAGCGCCAGGCGCGCGTGCGCTACTACCGCCAGCTGAGTCAATACGTGACCGTGGACGTGTTCGGCAAGGGCGGGCCCGGGCAGCCGCTGCCCGACGCAGAGCTCGTGCACACGGTGGCTCGCTACAAGTTCTACCTGGCCTTCGAGAACTCGCAGCACCTGGATTATATCACCGAGAAGCTGTGGCGCAACGCCTTCCTGGCCGGGGCCGTGCCGGTCGTGCTGGGCCCCAACCGTACCAATTACGAGCGCTTCGTGCCCTCCAATGCCTTCATCCACGTGGACGActtcccttctgcctcctccctggcCGCCCACCTGCAGTTCCTGGACCGCAACCCGACTGTCTATCGCGGCTACTTCAGGTGGCGCCGGAGCCATGCCGTGCATGTCACCTCCTTCTGGGATGAGCCCTGGTGCCTGGCCTGCCAGGCTGTGCAGAAGGCTGGGAACCAACGCAAGAGCGTCCCCAACTTGGCTGGCTGGTTTCAACAGTGA